In one window of Branchiostoma floridae strain S238N-H82 chromosome 14, Bfl_VNyyK, whole genome shotgun sequence DNA:
- the LOC118430816 gene encoding N-fatty-acyl-amino acid synthase/hydrolase PM20D1-like, translating into MYLTTYRPAPPPCDVTDQDFIPASTDRLDRLGRAITFRTVSYEPGRGTPQELLKFAAFIQDSFPVVHSSPLVTREVVGNFSLLYRVEGTDGSLQPGLLAAHLDVVPVTEEPGWDAEPFSGQRKDGFVYGRGTIDDKHNVMGQLEALEFHLKRGHRPRRTLYLAYGHDEEVGGHDGAKKIGELLENRGVKLEFILDEGLTVTKGLVPGVGKKVALIGVTEKGSLTVKLSVRMKGGHGSMPEKESAIGVLSQAVTNLERNPQPNLWGSGPERDLAEHLATEMSLPHRVVSSNLWLFAPVMRWVMSLKAATNALCRTTTAVTRFHAGVKENVIAPEAVAIVNHRVHPRQTIQEVLDHDVRVIGDPRVQVQVVSSLVPAPVSPSGQECPAYMAVQETIQQVFPDSLVAPAVMIGNTDTRHYWKLTSAIYRFSPNVMGPGDLARFHGVNERISVRDYERTMNFYFHLMQNVDKPLVGRGHEHEGDL; encoded by the exons ATGTACCTCACCACCTACCG ACCCGCCCCCCCGCCCTGTGACGTCACAGACCAGGACTTCATCCCTGCCTCCACAGACCGGCTGGACAGGCTCGGCCGGGCGATCACCTTCCGCACCGTCTCGTACGAGCCGGGACGGGGGACGCCACAGGAACTGCTCAAGTTCGCCGCCTTTATCCAGGACAGTTTCCCCGTGGTTCACTCCTCGCCGCTGGTGACCAGAGAGGTTGTGGGGAACTTCAGCCTGCTGTACCGTGTGGAGGGGACGGACGGCTCGCTCCAGCCGGGTCTCCTGGCGGCGCATCTGGACGTGGTTCCCGTGACAGAGGAACCCGGCTGGGACGCCGAGCCCTTCTCCGGGCAGCGGAAAGACGGGTTTGTGTACGGCAGGGGAACCATAGACGACAAACACAACGTCATGGGGCAGTTAGAGGCGCTAGAGTTTCACCTGAAGAGGGGTCATCGACCGAGACGGACTTTGTACCTCGCGTACGGGCACGACGAGGAGGTTGGTGGTCACGACGGAGCGAAGAAAATAGGAGAACTGCTGGAAAATCGCGGAGTAAAACTTGAGTTTATTTTAGATGAGGGCCTTACTGTAACCAAAGGGTTAGTCCCGGGGGTAGGCAAGAAAGTGGCCCTGATAGGCGTCACAGAGAAGGGGTCCCTAACGGTGAAGCTGAGTGTCCGGATGAAGGGAGGACACGGCTCCATGCCTGAGAAGGAGTCCGCGATAGGCGTTCTGTCTCAGGCCGTTACCAACTTAGAGAGGAACCCCCAGCCGAACCTCTGGGGTTCCGGCCCCGAGCGAGACCTCGCCGAGCACCTCGCTACGGAAATGAGCCTCCCCCATCGGGTGGTATCGTCCAACCTGTGGCTCTTCGCTCCCGTCATGCGCTGGGTTATGAGCCTGAAGGCAGCCACGAACGCGTTGTGCAGAACCACCACAGCAGTCACGCGGTTTCACGCCGGGGTCAAGGAGAACGTCATCGCTCCTGAAGCCGTCGCCATCGTCAACCACCGAGTCCATCCCAGACAGACGATACAG GAAGTTCTGGATCATGACGTCAGGGTGATCGGCGACCCCCGGGTGCAGGTGCAAGTGGTTTCGTCCCTGGTTCCCGCGCCCGTCTCCCCGAGCGGGCAGGAGTGTCCTGCGTACATGGCGGTACAGGAGACCATCCAGCAGGTCTTCCCGGACTCACTGGTGGCGCCCGCCGTCATGATCGGGAACACAG ATACTCGTCACTACTGGAAGCTCACGAGCGCCATCTACCGGTTCTCTCCGAACGTCATGGGTCCGGGGGATCTCGCGAGGTTTCACGGCGTGAACGAGAGGATCTCCGTCCGGGACTACGAGAGGACGATGAACTTTTATTTCCACCTGATGCAGAACGTTGATAAACctttggtggggagggggcacgAGCATGAGGGGGACTTGTGA